A window of Chloroflexota bacterium contains these coding sequences:
- a CDS encoding glycosyltransferase family 39 protein, with translation MAVFLWLMLFRQTLYPHPWFDEGLNISTAAMLARDGVYALPDSAGLRLIDPAIQTGPTVLGATALIFKLFGTGLLQARLVMLPFTALAIVSIALLARRLGGNKAAALAVLLLLVGSQEPYLSFVFMARQVLGEVPAIGFYLLALLLWLWAVAQPKRHWLALALSGLAWGVAMITKSQVMLLTPVCLGALALLDGLYYRRAGWLAFILPGAVAVSCVAGWYAFQIAVLGLEQFQENSRVLREGFLLHIVGLNPAHWLNAAHSVWRSGFWLWGLPGLLWGMAQARQRTALGFAHAAALALPIVGFIWFALFSVGWSRYAFYTAALAPIWVAGLAVDFLRGGLLSHRRLNKPLLLTIALGLYIAFHGWPMAKELLAPNDIGYEDMRRYLATQVPADAVIESWEWEFSLDARQPIHHPTTPVTNAYTNYLMSGHPRPVGLYDYQQANPDYILSGPFAQWTGIYDPELKDARLVARFGLYYLYQPRPSNAR, from the coding sequence ATGGCAGTGTTTCTGTGGCTCATGCTTTTCCGTCAGACTCTCTACCCTCACCCTTGGTTCGACGAAGGCCTTAACATCAGCACAGCGGCCATGCTGGCGCGCGACGGCGTTTATGCCCTGCCCGACAGCGCCGGTCTGCGTCTTATTGATCCGGCCATTCAAACCGGGCCAACCGTGCTGGGAGCAACGGCCCTCATCTTCAAGTTGTTTGGCACGGGCTTGTTGCAGGCCCGGCTGGTGATGTTGCCCTTTACGGCGCTGGCAATTGTCTCGATTGCTTTGCTGGCTCGCCGCCTGGGTGGCAACAAGGCGGCGGCCCTGGCCGTGCTCTTGTTGCTGGTTGGGAGTCAGGAGCCGTATCTCAGTTTTGTTTTTATGGCCCGCCAGGTGCTGGGCGAAGTGCCGGCAATTGGCTTTTACCTTCTGGCTCTGCTCCTCTGGTTGTGGGCGGTGGCCCAACCCAAACGGCACTGGCTGGCACTGGCACTGAGCGGGCTGGCCTGGGGCGTGGCGATGATCACAAAGTCGCAAGTGATGTTGCTCACGCCGGTTTGCCTGGGCGCGCTGGCCCTGCTCGACGGGCTATATTACCGTCGCGCCGGGTGGCTGGCTTTTATCCTGCCGGGGGCGGTGGCCGTGTCGTGTGTGGCCGGATGGTATGCCTTTCAAATTGCTGTCCTGGGCCTGGAGCAGTTTCAGGAGAACTCGCGCGTTTTGCGTGAAGGGTTCCTTTTGCACATCGTCGGCCTCAACCCGGCTCACTGGCTCAACGCCGCCCACTCCGTCTGGCGCTCCGGCTTCTGGCTTTGGGGCCTGCCGGGCCTGCTCTGGGGCATGGCGCAAGCGCGCCAGCGCACTGCTCTTGGATTCGCCCACGCCGCCGCTCTGGCTTTGCCTATTGTCGGTTTTATCTGGTTTGCTCTGTTTTCGGTGGGATGGTCGCGTTACGCGTTTTACACGGCGGCACTTGCGCCGATCTGGGTGGCCGGGCTGGCCGTTGATTTTTTACGCGGCGGTCTTCTGTCACACCGGCGACTCAACAAACCGTTGTTGTTGACTATTGCGCTGGGGCTGTACATTGCCTTCCACGGCTGGCCGATGGCAAAAGAGCTTCTGGCTCCGAATGATATTGGTTACGAGGACATGCGGCGCTATCTGGCAACGCAGGTTCCGGCAGACGCCGTCATTGAATCGTGGGAATGGGAGTTCAGCCTCGACGCCCGCCAACCGATCCATCACCCGACGACGCCGGTGACCAACGCTTACACCAACTATTTGATGAGCGGCCACCCCCGGCCAGTTGGCCTCTATGATTATCAGCAGGCAAACCCCGACTACATTTTGTCCGGCCCGTTCGCCCAGTGGACCGGGATTTACGATCCGGAATTGAAAGACGCCCGCCTGGTAGCCCGCTTCGGCCTGTACTACTTGTATCAACCCCGCCCGTCCAACGCCCGCTAA